The following coding sequences are from one Candidatus Zixiibacteriota bacterium window:
- a CDS encoding ABC transporter permease, with protein MGTILSIALKDLLLLRRNKFALIWVVAFPLLMALFFGSIFSGESSGSRSLKIAFVGDQSISSEEFFTELNKSEVLAIRRLPLDSALDLVTRGKLSAYVRYFAVDTSGSSMFSMGRDSIEVGMDPSRKTESAYLKGLIAQAYFARMQRRFTQPSSWRTDIGKGLKQIDSIGDLDFGQKGMLKGILGDLDSFLVSIDTLVDTAEIRNSGPFGDPKIRFEEVTRLDRKPATSWEIAFPQSLIWALIGCAATFALSLLIERIRGTYTRLRLAPISRGQILAGKGLACFATCVLVCSLFMLIGAVFFHVRIESPGILAAAIVCAALCFVGIMMLISVLGKNEYTVSGAGWAILLVFSMTGGGMIPLMFMPSWISAVSNFSPMKWCILAFEGAIWRGFTWGDMTLPLGILLAIGTLGFSIGVIVMAKAER; from the coding sequence ATGGGCACCATTCTGTCAATCGCCCTGAAGGATCTGCTGCTGCTCAGGCGGAACAAGTTCGCCCTGATCTGGGTGGTGGCGTTTCCGTTGCTCATGGCTCTGTTTTTCGGCTCGATCTTTTCCGGCGAGAGCTCCGGCTCACGGTCGCTGAAAATCGCCTTTGTCGGTGATCAGTCGATATCGAGTGAAGAGTTCTTCACTGAATTGAACAAGTCTGAGGTGCTGGCAATCCGCCGCCTGCCCCTCGATTCAGCCCTTGATTTAGTGACGCGTGGCAAATTATCCGCCTATGTTCGCTATTTCGCGGTTGACACGTCCGGGAGCAGCATGTTTTCGATGGGGCGCGATTCGATCGAGGTTGGCATGGACCCATCGCGTAAGACCGAGTCGGCCTATTTGAAAGGGCTCATCGCTCAGGCCTATTTCGCGCGGATGCAACGGAGGTTCACGCAGCCGTCGTCATGGCGCACGGACATAGGTAAGGGTCTCAAGCAGATTGACTCAATCGGCGACCTCGATTTCGGACAGAAGGGGATGTTGAAGGGAATTCTCGGAGACCTGGATTCTTTCCTGGTCTCTATTGACACGCTGGTCGATACGGCGGAAATCCGTAACAGTGGGCCGTTTGGGGATCCGAAAATCCGCTTCGAAGAGGTCACTCGTCTTGACCGAAAACCCGCCACCAGTTGGGAAATAGCGTTTCCGCAGTCCCTCATCTGGGCGCTGATCGGCTGCGCGGCAACCTTCGCGTTGTCACTCCTGATCGAAAGGATACGGGGGACCTACACCCGTCTTCGTCTGGCGCCAATTTCTCGCGGACAAATACTGGCGGGCAAGGGACTTGCCTGTTTCGCAACTTGTGTTCTTGTCTGCTCTCTCTTCATGCTCATCGGAGCGGTCTTTTTCCACGTTCGGATTGAATCGCCGGGAATTCTCGCGGCCGCTATCGTGTGCGCGGCGCTCTGTTTTGTTGGGATAATGATGTTGATCAGCGTGCTCGGGAAGAACGAGTATACGGTCAGTGGCGCGGGATGGGCTATTCTGCTGGTTTTCTCCATGACCGGCGGGGGGATGATACCGCTGATGTTTATGCCCTCGTGGATTTCAGCTGTCAGCAATTTCAGCCCGATGAAATGGTGCATTCTGGCGTTCGAGGGGGCGATCTGGCGCGGCTTCACCTGGGGGGACATGACGCTGCCGCTGGGAATTCTCCTTGCGATTGGCACTCTCGGATTTAGTATCGGTGTAATCGTGATGGCGAAAGCGGAGCGATAG
- a CDS encoding S8 family serine peptidase, with protein sequence MTSFAYDFQHQFYSQGQQISLSIDSTKLLVKFDSTLSQQQLDSVIAGLGAIHSVISLEPPTRGFLPCSLQVMLGEGSWLDSLRSNPSVYLIEPYYRIEDGHPAYFSDRICVAYEENISRQYTDSVNAASGVLIERELFGMPNVFLLVNTPSSNKGIVQLANEYYALPGTRYAYPATGLRGSVFSYKVFDHYSYRQAHLKKIIGSFNEATVWDFAGLTNDVVVAVLDDGVTDHEDLPVARITSGYDFVDNDYNPAPHPIDGHGEACAGIIAAAHTNDSLQGTYPSTGMFSLNPHARIMPVRMIIEGGWLLPPEECAEAVTFSYLSGADVLTCSWGWCAILVGYDALPDAMHRAFNDGRGGKGSIVVFAAGNCGPEIMAWPGYDNSALSVGAVNLQDQLWAYSSIGPYLDLVAPSGDLCLKGDVFTLDQMDTLGYNPSTQEFCGEYVSWGCGLQPRNDEDYDCRFGGTSASAPIVAGVASLLLSRDSMLTSDQVYAIVCSCAVPIGATVPNDTFGYGRVDAFRAVLSIAHGDANNDGTIEIGDLTAVVEYVFLNGPDFFPSHLLGDYNCDGLVDITDVQLLIDYIILGIGDPPVKPCYQF encoded by the coding sequence ATGACAAGCTTCGCATATGACTTTCAGCACCAGTTTTACTCTCAAGGTCAACAAATCTCCCTGTCCATCGATTCTACCAAACTGCTCGTTAAGTTCGATTCTACGCTATCGCAACAACAACTTGACTCCGTGATTGCAGGGCTTGGAGCAATACACTCTGTCATTTCACTCGAACCTCCAACCAGAGGGTTTCTGCCATGCTCGTTGCAGGTTATGCTCGGTGAAGGAAGTTGGCTGGATTCGCTTCGATCAAATCCGTCTGTATATCTGATTGAACCATACTACCGCATTGAAGACGGACATCCCGCCTATTTCTCGGACCGAATCTGCGTGGCGTATGAAGAAAACATCTCACGTCAGTACACTGACAGCGTGAATGCGGCCAGTGGCGTACTGATTGAGCGCGAGTTGTTTGGCATGCCCAATGTGTTTCTACTCGTCAATACTCCTTCCTCAAACAAGGGGATCGTACAACTAGCCAATGAGTATTATGCGCTCCCAGGTACGCGATACGCTTATCCAGCCACTGGGCTAAGAGGTTCCGTGTTCAGCTACAAGGTCTTCGACCATTATTCGTATCGCCAGGCGCATCTGAAGAAGATCATCGGCAGTTTCAACGAGGCAACTGTTTGGGACTTTGCAGGCTTGACGAATGACGTAGTGGTTGCGGTACTTGACGATGGAGTTACTGATCACGAGGACTTACCTGTTGCCCGAATCACCTCCGGCTACGACTTTGTTGACAACGATTACAACCCGGCTCCGCATCCAATTGATGGCCACGGCGAAGCTTGTGCCGGCATAATCGCGGCTGCGCATACGAATGACAGCCTACAAGGCACATATCCTTCAACGGGCATGTTTTCCCTAAACCCTCACGCACGCATTATGCCAGTTCGGATGATCATAGAGGGTGGGTGGCTGTTGCCACCAGAAGAATGCGCTGAAGCAGTGACCTTCAGTTACCTCTCCGGTGCAGACGTTCTCACTTGTTCTTGGGGCTGGTGTGCGATACTTGTCGGTTATGACGCGCTTCCTGACGCCATGCATCGGGCCTTCAATGATGGCCGCGGAGGGAAAGGCAGTATTGTAGTCTTTGCGGCAGGCAATTGCGGTCCAGAAATCATGGCATGGCCCGGCTATGATAATAGCGCCCTTTCGGTTGGCGCGGTGAATTTACAGGATCAGTTGTGGGCGTACAGCTCAATCGGTCCTTACTTGGATCTCGTAGCACCTTCAGGGGATTTGTGTCTAAAGGGTGACGTATTCACGCTCGACCAGATGGACACGCTTGGATATAACCCAAGTACCCAGGAATTTTGTGGCGAATATGTAAGTTGGGGTTGCGGGCTTCAGCCGCGCAACGATGAAGACTACGACTGCAGATTCGGTGGAACCTCAGCCTCAGCGCCTATAGTTGCAGGTGTTGCCAGCCTCCTATTATCACGTGACAGTATGTTGACTTCTGACCAGGTGTATGCAATAGTATGTAGTTGTGCGGTGCCCATCGGCGCCACGGTGCCGAACGACACGTTTGGCTACGGTCGTGTGGATGCCTTCCGCGCCGTGCTGTCCATAGCTCACGGCGACGCCAACAATGACGGCACCATTGAGATAGGCGACCTCACTGCCGTTGTTGAGTACGTCTTTCTTAACGGTCCAGATTTCTTTCCCAGTCATTTGCTGGGGGACTATAATTGTGACGGGCTGGTCGACATTACTGACGTCCAGCTTCTGATCGATTACATCATACTCGGGATCGGCGATCCGCCGGTGAAGCCGTGTTACCAGTTCTGA